From Mangifera indica cultivar Alphonso unplaced genomic scaffold, CATAS_Mindica_2.1 Un_0001, whole genome shotgun sequence, the proteins below share one genomic window:
- the LOC123205102 gene encoding probable disease resistance protein At4g27220 gives MEETAGNAVLEVGKCLSAPIGRQFMYLYNYKTNFHNLKKEAGKLKDARDEVKAKVVAAENNVEKIKQNVKDWQGDVDSTIEETDKLIQEKSNSSCFNSITRYKNGRKAWKKLDAITELLQEKETFGEVSLPTSHEVIRLTNKDYEEFDSRRSIFNDVLKAVDDPEVGIIGFYGMGGIGKTTLVKEVGHQAKKNQILDEVVFVEVSDKPDTKKIQDELANQLGLEFKKEAERASKLYARLKNDKKVLVILDNIWEQLDLEALGIPCGDDFGGCKLLLTARDLNVLWSMDSKNNFSMGVLKEEEAWSLFKKMAGDVVDQTNKLNFLPNDVCNECRGLPIVITTIARSLRNKRHQSQWKEALRELKMPSPTKFAGLLEEEYSKIALSYNYLKGDELKKTLLICSLMVNNTTISNLFKLIMSLDILEGVNLTMEQARNKLESLVCELKESCLLLDDSTSEKFSMHDVVRSVAITIAYKDHHIFTERNDIVREWSNIEQLKKCTKISLADCNIISEIWPQGLDCPKLEFFCMRIKGSFEIPEDFFVGMRNLKVLSFLDLKVLSLPTSLAFLINLQTLCLDYGTFSDITIIGELRKLKILSLRHCKIKQLAEEISKLTQLRLLDLSGCCKLEVIVPNVISSLFRLEELYMGGCSISWKVEILEELKHLSKLTTLEIDISDDQLLPRDFFSKKLERYKISIGNRATKFGWSIIGGDHGELMFLESYSINKLATLRTLKLNLNSIIWQEELQCLSNVEFLCLEKLQGIKNDLNELDKKGFPQLKYLYVHNNPNILCIVDSTKCITHDVFPLLESLIFFNLINLEKICYGLPSTKSFYNLKFIEVKNCDKLENIFSFSNASRSLPQLQLIKVEDCKNLTEIFAVKSKNRANENEVIDKIEFCQLRFLTLTNLLRIASFYSNTNTVSTSQKTHKELTIDLEFSDINLEDEEIATVIPFFNKKVVFPCLEELNLGAINSGKIWGNKLPTTSCCYQNLKRLIVDGCQKLKFVFPSSIIKSFEQLQHLEISYCKELKEIVAKEETESTTTFIFPRVAFLKLKGLPELTTFYHGEDNSNWQMLKELEVCDCDKLDIFTSEYKINPNLEKLTLSRADDMITLLHQFPENFGRCTIEIQQDKSTNISVGILQRSVKLENLILSDCSYEEIFTCGEDEKHTKILMHIKSLELSYLSDAKYLWGKGSKLDSLLQNLEVLKVGNCDRIINVLPSSASFENLTVLNVCWCYGLMNLLTPSIAKNLVQLREMKIESCRMMTEIVSNKTEDVAAEDEIVFSKLKLLSLEKLKSLTCFCSGSYALKFPYLEELTIDGCPKMKTFFAGNLYTPSLQKVQQDWWDKGKWSWKGDLNTTIQLQYEKEVCI, from the exons ATGGAAGAAACTGCTGGGAATGCCGTTTTAGAAGTTGGGAAGTGCTTAAGCGCTCCGATTGGGCGTCAGTTTATGTACTTGTACAACTACAAAACCAACTTTCACAATCTTAAAAAAGAAGCTGGAAAGCTGAAGGATGCAAGAGATGAGGTGAAGGCTAAGGTCGTTGCTGCTGAAAATAATGTGGAAAAGATCAAACAGAATGTTAAGGACTGGCAGGGGGATGTGGATTCCACCATCGAAGAAACAGACAAGCTGATTCAAGAGAAATCAAACAGCAGTTGTTTCAACTCGATCACTCGCTACAAAAATGGCAGGAAAGCATGGAAAAAGCTGGACGCTATAACTGAACTTCTTCaggaaaaagaaacatttgGTGAAGTTTCTCTTCCCACCTCTCATGAGGTCATTCGGCTCACTAACAAAGATTATGAGGAATTTGATTCAAGAAGGTCAATTTTCAACGATGTGCTGAAGGCAGTAGATGATCCTGAGGTTGGAATTATTGGGTTTTATGGAATGGGTGGAATTGGTAAAACCACACTGGTCAAAGAAGTTGGTCATCAAGCCAAGAAAAACCAGATCTTGGATGAGGTGGTTTTCGTAGAGGTATCTGATAAACCAGATACTAAAAAGATTCAAGATGAACTTGCGAATCAGTTAGGTTTGGAATTTAAGAAGGAGGCTGAACGAGCGAGCAAGTTGTATGCGAGACTGAAGAATGATAAGAAAGTgcttgtaattttagataatatatggGAACAATTAGACTTGGAGGCTCTCGGTATTCCTTGTGGAGATGACTTTGGGGGATGTAAATTATTGCTGACAGCAAGAGATCTTAATGTATTATGGAGTATGGATTCTAAGAATAATTTCTCGATGGGTGTCttaaaggaagaagaagcttgGAGCTTATTCAAGAAGATGGCAG GTGATGTGgttgatcaaacaaataaacTGAATTTTCTGCCAAATGATGTATGCAACGAGTGTCGGGGTTTGCCAATTGTCATTACTACCATAGCAAGATCATTAAGAAACAAGAGACATCAATCTCAATGGAAAGAAGCCTTGCGAGAACTAAAAATGCCTTCTCCAACAAAGTTTGCAGGCTTGCTAGAAGAGGAATATTCAAAGATAGCATTGAGTTACAATTATCTAAAAGGTGATGAGCTCAAGAAAACTCTGCTAATTTGTAGCCTAATGGTAAATAATACTACCATTTCAAACTTGTTCAAACTCATTATGAGTTTAGATATATTGGAAGGAGTTAATCTTACTATGGAACAAGCACGAAATAAACTGGAAAGTCTTGTCTGTGAACTCAAGGAATCTTGTTTGTTGCTTGATGATTCAACCAGTGAAAAGTTTTCCATGCATGATGTTGTTCGTTCAGTTGCCATAACAATTGCATATAAAGATCATCATATATTTACAGAGCGAAATGACATAGTGAGGGAATGGTCAAATATAGAACAACTGAAAAAATGCACTAAAATCTCACTTGCTGATTGTAACATAATTAGTGAGATTTGGCCTCAAGGTTTGGATTGtccaaaacttgaatttttctGTATGAGGATAAAGGGTTCCTTTGAAATCCCTGAAGACTTTTTCGTAGGGATGAGAAACCTCAAGGTTCTAAGTTTCCTTGACCTGAAGGTATTGTCCTTGCCAACATCTCTTGCTTTTCTCATAAATCTTCAAACGTTATGTTTGGATTATGGGACATTTTCAGATATAACAATAATTGGAGAGTTAAGAAAACTAAAGATTCTTAGCTTGCGACATTGTAAGATTAAACAGTTGGCTGAGGAAATAAGCAAATTGACTCAATTGAGGTTATTAGATTTAAGTGGTTGTTGTAAATTAGAAGTTATAGTACCAAATGTTATATCAAGCTTATTCCGATTGGAAGAATTGTATATGGGTGGATGCTCTATTTCATGGAAGGTTGAAATACTTGAGGAATTGAAGCATTTGTCTAAATTGACGACTTTAGAAATAGATATATCAGATGATCAACTTTTGCCAAGAGACTTCTTTTCCAAAAAATTGGAAAGGTACAAAATATCAATTGGAAATAGGGCTACTAAATTTGGTTGGAGCATCATAGGTGGTGATCATGGGGAGCTCATGTTTCTTGAAAGCTACTCAATAAATAAGCTTGCCACTTTAAGAACATTGAAACTGAATCTTAATTCTATCATCTGGCAAGAGGAATTGCAGTGCTTATCGAATGTTGAATTCTTATGCTTAGAGAAATTGCAAGGTATCAAGAATGATCTCAATGAATTAGACAAGAAGGGTTTTCCTCAGTTAAAATATCTTTATGTCCATAATAATCCTAACATCTTGTGCATTGTTGACTCAACAAAGTGCATAACTCATGATGTCTTTCCACTCCTGgagtctttaatttttttcaacttgATTAACTTGGAAAAGATATGTTATGGTCTACCCTCAACAAAGTCTTtctacaatttaaaatttattgaagtgAAAAACTGTGATAAGTTGGAAAATATCTTCTCATTCTCCAATGCTAGTAGAAGCCTTCCACAACTTCAATTAATTAAGGTGGaagattgcaagaatttgacTGAGATTTTTGctgttaaaagtaaaaatagagCAAACGAGAATGAGGTAATTGATAAGATTGAATTTTGTCAATTACGCTTCTTGACTTTGACTAATCTTCTAAGGATTGCAAGCTTCTACTCAAATACAAATACTGTTTCAACATCGCAAAAGACACATAAAGAATTGACAATTGATTTGGAGTTCAGTGATATTAATTTGGAGGATGAGGAAATTGCTACTGTCATcccattttttaacaaaaag GTTGTTTTCCCTTGTTTGGAAGAATTAAACCTTGGAGCAATTAATTCTGGAAAGATTTGGGGCAACAAACTTCCAACAACCTCTTGTTGCTACCAGAATTTGAAAAGATTGATTGTGGATGGctgtcaaaaattaaaatttgtatttccatCATCTATAATCAAAAGCTTTGAGCAGCTTCAACACCTTGAGATAAGCTATTGTAAAGAATTAAAAGAGATTGTTGCCAAAGAAGAAACAGAGAGTACTACTACATTTATCTTTCCAAGGGTTgcctttttaaaactaaaaggaTTGCCAGAGCTTACAACTTTCTACCATGGTGAAGACAACTCAAATTGGCAGATGTTAAAGGAGTTGGAGGTGTGTGATTGTGACAAACTAGACATATTTACTTCAGAATATAAG ATTAACCCCAATTTGGAGAAATTAACCCTAAGCAGAGCAGATGACATGATAACATTGCTGCATCAGTTTCCAGAAAACTTTGGTAGATGTACAATTGAGATCCAACAGGATAAATCTACCAATATTTCAGTTGGCATCCTTCAGAGATCGGTTAAGCTGGAAAACCTCATACTGAGTGACTGTTCATATGAAGAGATATTTACATGTGGAGAGGATGAGAAACATACAAAAATCTTGATGCACATAAAAAGTTTGGAGTTGAGTTATCTTTCTGATGCAAAGTACCTTTGGGGAAAAGGCTCCAAACTAGActctcttcttcaaaatcttgagGTTCTAAAAGTAGGTAATTGTGATAGAATAATAAATGTTCTGCCATCCTCAGCATCTTTTGAGAATCTAACAGTTCTGAATGTATGTTGGTGTTATGGATTGATGAACTTACTCACACCTTCAATAGCAAAAAATTTGGTGCAGTTGagagaaatgaaaattgaaagttGCAGAATGATGACAGAAATAGTATCAAATAAGACAGAAGATGTAGcagcagaagatgaaattgttttcaGCAAACTGAAGTTGTTGTCACttgaaaagttaaaaagtttGACATGTTTCTGCTCTGGGAGTTATGCATTGAAATTCCCATATTTGGAAGAATTGACTATAGATGGTTGTCCTAAGATGAAGACTTTCTTTGCAGGAAACTTATACACACCAAGTTTACAAAAAGTTCAACAAGATTGGTGGGATAAAGGCAAATGGAGTTGGAAGGGTGACCtaaatacaactatacaactacaGTACGAAAAAGAggtatgtatttaa